From Anopheles darlingi chromosome 2, idAnoDarlMG_H_01, whole genome shotgun sequence, the proteins below share one genomic window:
- the LOC125951473 gene encoding DNA-dependent metalloprotease dvc-1-like codes for MAEDEDFEMAKTLQAQFDQELLEISSDDDVCFVGSVERDHQLAAKLQAKYETEAVHLLSDSDDDIIIQASSTGSSEVQNPVKREIKDENGSNTEVKVFRAEPADLNAREYFIEELQTWVDPECNFEWKFIEVLPDIRALFDKFDSLYFQSRFKSKNFNIVWSDTMGSSCTNRNFNDEHGRYTIALNAPLLALRPRIEIISVILHEMIHAFLKLEKIIEPDNGHGDNFRKIMIFLNNMLQTNISFSHKLYNTNMLCRTQWYRCTGICHNYKPFHGIVRSTEGPPSLHNEWWKDHSDSCGGTYYKIYEMSKIINEEVSTRYAVNVRYMLPKRENIRGRFKTKLPIKESFDLTADTPRLISSSESTEVITVDAADTHSQATSSSCKVADNFIAHFNRSIAFSRDSFEMQCPICQERVKRKLFDNHIDGCKGFVRNVSWKRSSNGKIVQNGLLELKATPGLDASTPSPPSTSSAFGSYQQIKRKRFG; via the exons ATGGCAGAGGATGAAGATTTTGAGATGGCCAAAACTTTGCAAGCACAGTTCGACCAAGAATTGCTGGAAATAAGCTCGGATGACGACGTTTGCTTCGTCGGTTCCGTGGAACGGGATCATCAGCTGGCCGCGAAGCTGCAGGCAAAATACGAAACTGAAGCCGTTCACCTTCTCTCCGATAGCGACGACGATATTATCATTCAAGCTTCTTCCACTGGCTCCAGCGAGGTCCAGAATCCcgtaaaaagggaaatcaaaGATGAAAACGGGTCAAACACCGAGGTGAAAGTCTTTCGGGCAGAG CCCGCCGATCTGAATGCTCGCGAATACTTCATCGAAGAGCTGCAAACTTGGGTAGATCCTGAGTGCAACTTTGAGTGGAAGTTCATCGAAGTGCTGCCGGACATTCGGGCATTATTCGATAAATTTGACTCTCTGTACTTTCAATCTCGCTTTAAATCAAAAAACTTCAATATTGTTTGGTCCGATACGATGGGTTCGAGCTGCACCAACCGGAATTTTAACGATGAACACGGCAGATACACAATTGCATTGAATGCcccgctgctggcgctgcgtCCTCGAATAGAAATCATCAGTGTTATTCTG CATGAAATGATCCACGCGTTCCTGAAACTCGAGAAAATCATTGAACCCGACAACGGGCATGGCGATAATTTTCgtaaaattatgatttttctCAACAACATGCTCCAGACAAACATTTCCTTCAGCCATAAGCTATACAACACCAATATGCTCTGCCGGACGCAGTGGTATCGGTGCACCGGCATATGCCACAACTACAAACCCTTTCATGGCATCGTCCGTTCGACGGAAGGTCCACCGTCACTGCACAACGAGTGGTGGAAGGACCATTCTGATAGTTGTGGTGGAACGTACTacaaaatttatgaaatgagTAAAATCATCAACGAAGAAGTCTCAACGAGATATGCAGTGAACGTGAGGTATATGCTGCCGAAGCGTGAAAACATCCGTGGACGCTTCAAGACGAAGCTCCCAATTAAGGAATCATTTGATCTTACTGCCGATACACCGAGATTGATCTCTAGCTCGGAAAGTACGGAAGTGATAACCGTGGATGCCGCCGATACTCATTCGCAAGCCACGTCTAGTAGCTGTAAAGTGGCCGATAACTTCATAGCTCACTTCAATCGCTCTATAGCGTTCTCGCGCGACAGCTTCGAAATGCAGTGCCCGATTTGCCAGGAACGTGTAAAGCGAAAGTTATTTGATAACCACATCGACGGCTGCAAAGGGTTCGTTAGAAATGTTAGCTGGAAGCGCTCCAGCAATGGAAAAATTGTACAGAATGGATTGCTGGAGCTGAAAGCCACTCCTGGACTGGATGCATCCACACCTTCTCCGCCCTCTACATCTTCGGCATTCGGCAGCTATCAGCAGATCAAACGGAAACGCTTTGGATAG